The genomic interval TCTCCGCTCGTGGGTTGCGCCGCTTTCTCGAGCCCCTCGACTCCCCTCAGGGTCCCCTCGTCCGCATCGGCGGCGAGATGCTCGTCAACTTCGCCTCCAACGATTATCTGGGCCTGGCTTCCTCTCCCACCGTTCGGGCCGCCGCCTTCTCCGCCCTGGAGGTCCATGGGGTGGGGTCCGGTGCCAGCCGCCTCGTCGTCGGCGATTCCTCCGCCCACCAGCGGCTCGAGGCCCGTCTCGCCTCCTTCGAACGCTCAGAAGCCGCTCTCCTCTTCAACTCCGGCTTCGCCGCCAATGTCGGCACCATCCAGGCCCTCGTCGGCCCCGAGGACGCAGTCTTCTCCGACGCCCTCAACCACGCCTCCCTCATCGACGGCTGCCGCATCTCCCGCGCCCGTGTCGTCGTCTACCCCCACTCCGATGTCGATGCCCTGGAGCGCGCTCTCGTCTCCACCCCCGCTCGCCGCAAGCTCGTCGTCACCGACTCCGTGTTCTCCATGGATGGTGATTACGCTCCCCTCCGGGAGATCGTCGCCGTCTGCCGCGCCCACCACGCCGCCCTCCTCGTCGACGAGGCCCATGCCACCGGCGTCCTGGGCTCCCGTGGCGCCGGGCTGTGCGAGGAGCTGGGGCTCGAGCACGCCGTCGACGTTCGCATGGGCACCTTGAGCAAGGCCCTCGGTGGACTCGGCGCGTATATCTGCGCCTCCCGCCCCGTCGTGGAGCTCGTCCTCAATCGCGCCCGGCCCCTCGTCTTCTCGACCGCTCTTCCCGCCGCCCTGTGCGCCGCCGCCGAGGCCGCCGTCGACATCGTCGAGCGCGATGACGTCCTGCGCGCTCGACTGTGGCGCAACATCCGGCGCTTCTCCGAGGGGCTTCGCTCCCTCGGCTTCGCCGCCGAGCCCCGCAGCGCCATCTTCCCCGTCATCGTCGGCGAGCCTGGCGTCGCCGTGGCGGCCTCCCAGGCCCTCCGCTCCCGCGGCCTGCTCGTGAAGGCCATCCGCCCTCCCACCGTCCCCGAGGGCACCAGCCGGCTTCGCTTCTGTCTCTCCGCCGCGCACACCGAGGGCCATGTGGATCTCGCCCTCCAGGGTCTGCGCTCGCTAGGTCTCTGAGTCGTTCGCGTGGGAGGTCGATTGGCAACCCGTGGTTCTCGTTACCCTCACCCCGTTCCTCTCCCGAAAGGAGAGGGGAGGGGGGCTCGCTTCTTCGTCACTGGCACCGATACCGGTGTTGGGAAGACCCAGGTTTCTCGCGCCCTGTTGTCCCTGCTCGCGGATGCCGGTCTCTCTCCCCAGGGCTTCAAGCCTTATGAGAGCGGGTGCTCGTCGCTCTCCGCTCCCTCGGACGCCCTCTCCCTTCGCGAGGCCGCCCGGAGTGACCTGCCCCTGGACCTCGTCTGCCCCCACCGTTTTCGCGCTCCCCTGGCCCCAGGCATCGCCGCGCGCCGCCTCGGCCGCGAGCCTGATTGGAGCCTCACCCTCGCCGCCTGGGAGCGGCTGCGGCATGGCTCCGTGGTCGTCGAGGGCGCCGGCGGTCTCTTCGTCCCTCTCGACTCCTCCCACGACGTCATCGACCTCATCTCCACCCTCGGCCTCCCCGTCCTGCTCGTCGCTCGCGCGGGCCTCGGCACGCTCAACCACACCGCCCTCTCCCTCGAGGCCCTCTCCGCGCGCAACATCCCTGTCGCGGCCGTCCTCCTCTCCCGGAGCACTCCCTCCCGCGATCCCTCCGAGCGCGACAACCCCGCGCTCATCTCCGAGCGCCACGGCGTCCAGGTCCTCGGTCCCGTGCCCTACCTGGTGGAGCCTCGCCGCCGTCACGCGGCCTTCCGCAAGGCACTCGCTCCACTCGTCGCCCGCTGGCTGTCTTCCGAGAGGCCCAAACGCGCGCGAGGCCGGTAAATCGGCCTCCGGCGCGATCCAAACGCACGCGGGAGTGCAAGTTTTCGTGCCTCCTGGCCGCGAAAT from Archangium lipolyticum carries:
- the bioF gene encoding 8-amino-7-oxononanoate synthase → MDSLSARGLRRFLEPLDSPQGPLVRIGGEMLVNFASNDYLGLASSPTVRAAAFSALEVHGVGSGASRLVVGDSSAHQRLEARLASFERSEAALLFNSGFAANVGTIQALVGPEDAVFSDALNHASLIDGCRISRARVVVYPHSDVDALERALVSTPARRKLVVTDSVFSMDGDYAPLREIVAVCRAHHAALLVDEAHATGVLGSRGAGLCEELGLEHAVDVRMGTLSKALGGLGAYICASRPVVELVLNRARPLVFSTALPAALCAAAEAAVDIVERDDVLRARLWRNIRRFSEGLRSLGFAAEPRSAIFPVIVGEPGVAVAASQALRSRGLLVKAIRPPTVPEGTSRLRFCLSAAHTEGHVDLALQGLRSLGL